AAGAAGTTTTTCTTTCTTCTCAACCGCTTGCGCTTCAGATCAACTCAGCGCCTCTCATCAGCGGGAGGCGAATCATACAGCGTTCAAATCCGCTGTCAACCACCTCTTTCAACCGCTTCCGATCAACCTGACCGAAGCCGCCAACAGGACTCAACCACCACCCTGCCAGCCCGGCGCATTCTACTCGAATCCGCCACCGGTGCAACCCTTTTATTTCGCTAACCTTTTGATTTACAAGAGGTTTTGCTTAAGGACTGCGCCGGAAGTGGTGCGCATTATAGGCACCTGAAAACAGCCGTCAACCGTTTATTTCAGTTTTATTCCGCCTTGAGGGAAATGAGTGTGACTCATGCGGCCTCGCACCGAGCGAACCGCTCGGTGCGAGGCAATCCGCTTAGAACAAGGCCAACGTATAGCTCAGGATCACGCGGTTCTCGTCGATATCGCTGCGGTAATTCGAGCGCGCCGCTACGTTGCGTAGGCGGATACCTACGTTCTTGAGCGGACCGCTTTGCACCGTATAGCCGATATCCAGATCACGCTCCCGCGCCGTGCCTTCGAACCCCTCTCCTGTGCTCACGTTATCGCTGGTGATATAGCGCACCGTCGCAACCAGCCCAGGCCACCCCATGGCGGCGAAATCATAGTCGTAGCGAGCCTGCCAGGAACGCTCGTCCCGCTCAGCGAATTCGTAGGTGGGCACCTCGTTGCCCAACGGCGACACATTCGCGAAGACACGAGGAAATGCGCTGTCGCCATACATGGCCTGATAGCCGATATAAAAGGTATGACCATCTCGCTTTGCCGATAGCAGCGAATAAAAGGCCCGATTGTCCACATCGCCAGCCAGCTTGCTGCCGTCGGCCTGCGAATCGTAGTAGCCGAGGTTGGCACCCAGGGTCCAATCCCCCAGCGGCTCGCTATGCTTCAGGCCGATGTAGCGCTGGTTATAGATATCCTCGAGTTGCGCATACCAGAGCCCAACCGACGTGCGCTTATCATTGAATGCGTAATCGCCGCCGGCGTAGTTGAACGCATCGCTGAATGCTGCCTGAGGCGTTCGGCCCAGCATCGCCCGCATCCGATCATCACCCGCCTCGTTGCGCAGGCTCGTCGAACGCAGACGGCCACCCTGCAGCGTCAGCCCGTCGATTTCACTGGAGACAATGTTGGCGCCTTGATAGGTGGGCGGAAGCAGCCGAATATCGCTAAAGGTCAGTACCGGTAGGTTTGGCTGCAGTTCACCAAGCTTCAGTTCGGTCTTCGACACCCGAGCCTTGAGTGCCAACCCCATGCGACTGTACTCATCCGGAACGCGACCATCGGATCCGACCGGCAACAGACCAGTGCCAACGCGATCACGGCTGCTGTCGAGCTTGATTCCAAGCTGTCCGATGGCATCGATGCCGAAGCCGATAGCTCCAGGGGTGTAACCAGATTTGAAATTGAGAATGAACCCCTGGCCCCACTCCTCCGCCTTCGATTGCTGATTGGGGCCGACGATATCGGAGAAGTCCCGGCTGAAATAGTAGTTACGCGCCTGCAGTGTTGCCGTGGCGTCCTCGACGAAGCCACCGTCTGCGGCAAACGCCTGTGAAAGCATGGACGTCATGCCGGCAGCCAGGGTGAGTCGGGAAATAGATACTCTCTGCATCATCTAACTCTCTCTTGTTGTTGTTTTCAGGGTGCACGCAGCCGTTCCCCCCGGCAGCGGCCGGAGAAAACGACGAGCTCGTTATGGGTGAATCGTTACGGCGATCGGCGTATCAACGCGCCGGCTGCTCCTTGCGACCGTTCGCACCAGACAGCACCGGCGTCGGCTTGCGCAGGCCCAGCAGCAGATGAGCAGAGATGCCGAAGATCAGCCCCCAGAATGCCGCCGACAGCCCGAGAAAGGACATTCCCGACGCGGTGACCAGGAAAGTGATCAACGCTGCCTCGCGATCAGCGGGCACCGCCATTGCCGCGCTCAATGCGCCACCTATCGCCGCGAGCAGCGCCAGCCCGGCCAGCGCGGCGATCAATGCGGCAGGGAATGCGGTGAAGATCGAGACCAGCGTCGCCCCGAAAATGCCCAGCAGCAGATAGAAGACGCCACCGGAAATCCCCGCGACGTAACGTTTGGACGGGTTCTCGTGGGACTCCCGGCCGGTACAGATCGCCGCCGTGATCGCAGCCAGGTTCAGTCCGTGACAGCCGAACGGTGCCAGCAGTAGCGAAGCCAGTGCACTACTGCTGATTAGCGGGCTGGCCGGTGTGTCGTAGCCGTCATTACGCAGGACCGCCATGCCGGGAACGAACTGTCCGGTCAACGCCACCATCACCAACGGGAAGGCGATATTGAGGATGACCTGCCAGCTGAAGTCCGGGGTAATCCACACCGGCGTTGCCAACCCGATAACCAGTGCTTCGCTGCGTAGCTCACCCGAGGCAATGGTGATCGTCACACCGACGATCAGTACCGCGAGCACTGCGTAGCGAGGCAAGGCACGCTTGAACAGCAGATAAGTGCCAAACATCGCCAGTACCAGCCAAGGCTGCTCCCTGACCGAGACGAACAGCCCGGTGCCGAAACGGAACAGGATGCCGGCCAGCATGCCCGCAGCGATGGCGGCCGGCAGGCGATTGATGATCCGGTCGAACGCACCTGACAGGCCCACCAGCAGTACCACCACGCTGGTGACGATGTAGGCGCCGACCGCCTCGTTCAGCGTGATGTCCGGCAACATGGTCACCAGCAGCGCCGAACCGGGCGCCGACCAAGCGATGATGATGGGCACCCTGTAGCGCACGCTGAGCAGGATGCCGAGCACGCCGCTGCCGATGGAGATGGTCCACACCCATGACGAGAGCACGTCATGCGGCATGCCACCGGCCTTGGCAGCCTGGAAGATGATCACCAGCGGACCGGCGTAGGAAATCACGGTCGCGATGAAGCCAGCGACCACGGCGGAGAGCGAGAAGTCTTTCATCAGAGCGTTCATGTCGCCTCGCAAGACAGGCCTGGCGATCCGTGGTCTTGGCCCGGATCACTCTTGTTATGAATGTAGCGGCTGCACTACCGGTGCAGCGCGGTGCCCGGGCACGCGCGGACGCCGCGGCCTATCAGGCTTGCTGCAGCGCGCGCGGACGCTTGCTGCGCTGCTCGGCTTGCGGAGCCGGCGCCTGCTGCAGCTGGAAGTCGAAATCCACTTCGGCAAAACGCCCCTGCACGCCCCGTGCACGCACGGCTTCGGCATCGTCGATAAAGCGAATGTCACCGATCAGGCCGTCGCGCGTGGCGTAGGCGAAGTCGTCCCAGAGGTACTTGTCGCCGGCCAGGTTGATCTGCGTCGTCAGGTGGCGATGACCGGGCGCAGAGATGAAGAAATGAATGTGCGCCGGCCGCTGGCCGTGGCGGCCGAGCTTGTCCAGCACTTCCTGAGTCGGGCCGTCAGGCGAGCAACCGTAGCCGGACGGCACGATGCTGCGCGCGCGGTAGTAGCCGTTCTGGTCGGTGACGATGCGGCGACGCAAGTTGTAGTCGGACTGGCTCTTGTCGAAGTAGGAATAGTTGCCCTTGGTGTTGGCGTGCCACAGGTCGACTACCGCACCGGCAAGTGGCTTGCCGTCCGGACCGGTGACGCGGCCCTGCAGGAACATCGTCGTGGCGACGCCCTCCTCGCTGCCATCGTCCATGCGTGCTTCACCTTCAGCGATCGGAGCGCCAGCGACGTAAAGCGGCCCTTCGATGGTGCGCGGTGTGCCGCCAGTCAGGCCCTGCTGTTCGTCCTTGGCATCCTCCAGCAGATCGAGAAAATGCTCCAGGCCGAGACCCGCGACCAACAGCCCTGCCTCGTGGCGGCCGCCCAGACGATTCAGGTAGTCCACCGCTTTCCAGAATTCATCCTGGGTGATTTCCAGATCCTCGATGATCTTCGCAGTGTCGACCAGGATGCGGTTGACCACCGTCTTCATACGGCTGTTGCCTTCGTCGTTATTGAAGCCGCTGGCTTCCTTGAAGAACTGCTGGATTTCAGGGCAGTGGGAGATTTTCACAGTCATGGCTCAGGCCTCGTCTTGTAGTTGTGGTGACGCGGTAGCTGGCCGGCGCATTCCGGCCATTGAAACTCGATCAGCGGTCGTCTTCACGAATCGACGACGGGTGCCGGCACAGCGCGTTGACCTCGATCTCCATGTAGGGGAAAAGCGGTAGCTGCATCAGGGTGTCGTGCAGTTCCTGCACGCTGGCCACATCGAACACGCTGTAGTTGGCGTACTGCCCGGCGATACGCCAGAGGTGGCGCCACTTGCCCTCGCGCATCAGGCTTTGCGCCAGTTCCTTCTCGTCTGCCTTGAGCTTGGCTGCCTTTGCCGGGTCCATATCAACGGGCAGTTTTACGATCATCTTTACGTGGAACAGCATCTTTCCAACCTCCATTTACTGACGGGCAAAGAACGCCAGGCGCTCTTCATCGAGGGTCAGGCCGAGGCCCGGCGTGCGCGGCACTTGCAGCTGGAAGTCGCGGTAAACCGGCGCTTCGGTGACGATTTCTTCGGTGAGCAGCAGCGGGCCGAACAGCTCGGTGGCCCAGGTCAGCTTGTTGAGGGTGACGAAGGCGTGCGCCGAGGCCAGGGTGCCGACCGAGCCTTCGAGCATGGTGCCGCCGTACAGCGCAATACCTGCCGCTTCGGCGATCTGCGCGGTGCGCAGCACGGCACGCGGACCGCCGTTCTTGGCGATCTTCAGGGCGAAGATGCTGGCCGCGCCGTCGGCGGCCAGGCTGAAGGCGTCCTCGACGCTCTCGATGGACTCGTCGGCCATGATCGGCGCCGGGCTGCGCTGATTCAGGCGCACCTGCCCGCCACGGTTGATCCGCGAGATGGGCTGTTCGATCAGGTCGATGCCGTTGTCGCCGAGGATGCGGCAGGCGCGCAGGGCCACCGATTCGTCCCACGCCTGATTGACGTCGACGCGCACGCTGGCACGCTCGCCAAGGGCCTGCTTGATGGCGATGACGTGCTTGAGGTCGGCGTTCACCTCGCCGGCGCCGATCTTCAGCTTGAAGATACGGTGGCGGCGGATGTCGAGCATGCGCTCGGCCTCTTCGATGTCTTTCGCCGTGTTGCCGCTGGCCAGCGTCCAGGCGACTTCCAGGCTGTCACGCACGCGACCGCCGAGCAGCTCGCTGACCGGCAGCCCGAGGCGCTTGCCCTGAGCGTCCAGCAGTGCGCTTTCCAGACCAGACTTGGCGAAGGTGTTGCCCTTGGTCGCCCTGTCCAGGCGCAGCATGGCCGCGTTGATATTCGCCGCATCCTGCCCCACCAGCAGCGGGCCGAGGTGGCTATCGATGTTCTGCTTGATGCTCTCCGGGCTCTCGTTGCCGTAAGCCAGGCCGCCGATGGTGGTGGCCTCGCCAATGCCTTCTATGCCATCGCTGCACCGCACGCGGATGATCACCAGCGTCTGCTGCTGCATGGTGTGCATCGCCAGCTTGTGCGGGCGGATGGTCGGCAGGTCGACGACGATTGCCTGGATACGTTCGATCAGGATGGGGCTCATAGCGTTTTCCGAATTACCAGTGTCAGGGTTCACGCCTTGGCCGCCGATAGCACGACTGGTGCGGCTTCCGGGCTGCGCTTGCTGGAGATGGCGAAGGCGGCCATGGCCAGGGCGGCGATGACGCCCGGGACGGCGAAGGCGATGAAGTTGAGTTGCAGCGGCAGGTTGATGCCCAGCAGCGCACCACCCAGCAGCGGGCCGACGATGGCGCCGTTGCGACCGATGCCCGAGGCCCAGCCGAGACCGGTGGAGCGGATCGACAGGCCATAGAACTGCGCCGCGGTCGCGTACAGCAGGATCTGCGTGCCGATCACGGTGGCGCCGGCGATGAAGATCAGCGTGTAGAGC
This DNA window, taken from Pseudomonas sp. FeN3W, encodes the following:
- a CDS encoding OprD family porin → MMQRVSISRLTLAAGMTSMLSQAFAADGGFVEDATATLQARNYYFSRDFSDIVGPNQQSKAEEWGQGFILNFKSGYTPGAIGFGIDAIGQLGIKLDSSRDRVGTGLLPVGSDGRVPDEYSRMGLALKARVSKTELKLGELQPNLPVLTFSDIRLLPPTYQGANIVSSEIDGLTLQGGRLRSTSLRNEAGDDRMRAMLGRTPQAAFSDAFNYAGGDYAFNDKRTSVGLWYAQLEDIYNQRYIGLKHSEPLGDWTLGANLGYYDSQADGSKLAGDVDNRAFYSLLSAKRDGHTFYIGYQAMYGDSAFPRVFANVSPLGNEVPTYEFAERDERSWQARYDYDFAAMGWPGLVATVRYITSDNVSTGEGFEGTARERDLDIGYTVQSGPLKNVGIRLRNVAARSNYRSDIDENRVILSYTLALF
- a CDS encoding benzoate/H(+) symporter BenE family transporter, which gives rise to MNALMKDFSLSAVVAGFIATVISYAGPLVIIFQAAKAGGMPHDVLSSWVWTISIGSGVLGILLSVRYRVPIIIAWSAPGSALLVTMLPDITLNEAVGAYIVTSVVVLLVGLSGAFDRIINRLPAAIAAGMLAGILFRFGTGLFVSVREQPWLVLAMFGTYLLFKRALPRYAVLAVLIVGVTITIASGELRSEALVIGLATPVWITPDFSWQVILNIAFPLVMVALTGQFVPGMAVLRNDGYDTPASPLISSSALASLLLAPFGCHGLNLAAITAAICTGRESHENPSKRYVAGISGGVFYLLLGIFGATLVSIFTAFPAALIAALAGLALLAAIGGALSAAMAVPADREAALITFLVTASGMSFLGLSAAFWGLIFGISAHLLLGLRKPTPVLSGANGRKEQPAR
- the catA gene encoding catechol 1,2-dioxygenase, with product MTVKISHCPEIQQFFKEASGFNNDEGNSRMKTVVNRILVDTAKIIEDLEITQDEFWKAVDYLNRLGGRHEAGLLVAGLGLEHFLDLLEDAKDEQQGLTGGTPRTIEGPLYVAGAPIAEGEARMDDGSEEGVATTMFLQGRVTGPDGKPLAGAVVDLWHANTKGNYSYFDKSQSDYNLRRRIVTDQNGYYRARSIVPSGYGCSPDGPTQEVLDKLGRHGQRPAHIHFFISAPGHRHLTTQINLAGDKYLWDDFAYATRDGLIGDIRFIDDAEAVRARGVQGRFAEVDFDFQLQQAPAPQAEQRSKRPRALQQA
- the catC gene encoding muconolactone Delta-isomerase, with amino-acid sequence MLFHVKMIVKLPVDMDPAKAAKLKADEKELAQSLMREGKWRHLWRIAGQYANYSVFDVASVQELHDTLMQLPLFPYMEIEVNALCRHPSSIREDDR
- a CDS encoding muconate cycloisomerase family protein; protein product: MSPILIERIQAIVVDLPTIRPHKLAMHTMQQQTLVIIRVRCSDGIEGIGEATTIGGLAYGNESPESIKQNIDSHLGPLLVGQDAANINAAMLRLDRATKGNTFAKSGLESALLDAQGKRLGLPVSELLGGRVRDSLEVAWTLASGNTAKDIEEAERMLDIRRHRIFKLKIGAGEVNADLKHVIAIKQALGERASVRVDVNQAWDESVALRACRILGDNGIDLIEQPISRINRGGQVRLNQRSPAPIMADESIESVEDAFSLAADGAASIFALKIAKNGGPRAVLRTAQIAEAAGIALYGGTMLEGSVGTLASAHAFVTLNKLTWATELFGPLLLTEEIVTEAPVYRDFQLQVPRTPGLGLTLDEERLAFFARQ